A region from the Triticum urartu cultivar G1812 chromosome 1, Tu2.1, whole genome shotgun sequence genome encodes:
- the LOC125521985 gene encoding type I inositol polyphosphate 5-phosphatase 10-like, giving the protein MAFPDDEKMKGCRPKIFGAKDKKAAKKTDRPSSSAVKSAPSSSKAQSSSPFRPLSEVRSMREVRSMRLSHFLARSPSVIKTESFRVFISTWNVGGNTPTAELNLDDFIPADDHSDIYVLGFQEIVPLNAGNVLVIEDNEPAARWLALINRTLNRTVDGDADIFCHKPSLSLDSTSSRSSSNLDASFSNRSGSAIFQSSLKSIRKPYMPTQRKLLKICNCSVEMPRKSYKDACFGCPQAYINETDSSEEDEVDDRSNNASGYVVDGVISSASASSDQLKYNLISCKRMVGIFVTVWAKKELVPHIGHVRTSCVGRGVMGYLGNKGCISVSMTLHQTSFCFICSHLASGEKEGDELRRNSDVLEILRATQFPRICRRAGQRIPEKIIDHDRVIWLGDLNYRISLSYEDTKKLLTENNWDALFQKDQLNTERDSGRVFRGWSEEKIYFAPTYKYTFNSDSYSGETATSKKKRRTPAWCDRILWHGDGIAQSSYFRGESKFSDHRPVCGSFTVEVYLLDGKSKRRTSNTNIRIGAEELLPTSKNKVTKGAGTKTTK; this is encoded by the exons ATGGCGTTTCCAGATGATGAAAAGATGAAG GGCTGTCGTCCAAAGATATTCGGGGCGAAAGATAAGAAAGCCGCGAAGAAGACAGACCGTCCAAGCTCCTCTGCTG TTAAATCTGCACCAAGCTCCTCCAAGGCGCAATCTTCTTCCCCATTCAGACCACTTTCAG AAGTTAGGAGCATGCGCGAAGTTCGGAGCATGCGTCTGAGCCATTTTCTAGCCCGTTCTCCAAGTGTCATAAAAACTGAATCTTTTAG GGTATTTATTTCTACATGGAACGTTGGAGGAAACACACCTACCGCTGAGTTGAATCTGGACGACTTCATTCCTGCAGATGACCACTCAGATATTTATGTTTTAGG TTTTCAGGAAATTGTCCCTCTCAATGCTGGTAATGTGCTTGTGATCGAAGACAACGAACCAGCTGCAAGATGGCTTGCTCTTATAAACCGCACGCTAAACAGAACAGTTGACGGGGATGCTGATATCTTCTGTCACAAGCCATCTCTATCCCTTGATTCAACCTCTTCTCGATCTTCATCGAACCTTGATGCTTCTTTCTCCAACCGCTCTGGTTCTGCAATCTTCCAGTCCTCCTTAAAGTCTATCAGGAAGCCTTACATGCCAACTCAGAGAAAACTGCTCAAGATCTGCAACTGCTCAGTTGAAATGCCCAGGAAATCCTACAAAGATGCTTGCTTTGGATGCCCACAAGCATACATTAATGAGACCGACTCTTCGGAAGAAGATGAAGTTGATGACAGATCAAATAATGCTTCTGGTTATGTGGTTGATGGAGTGATTTCGTCTGCTTCTGCCTCTAGTGACCAGCTAAAATATAACCTCATATCTTGCAAACGAATGGTTGGTATTTTTGTTACAGTATGGGCAAAGAAAGAACTAGTGCCGCATATCGGTCATGTGAGGACATCATGTGTAGGCCGTGGAGTAATGGGTTATCTTGGAAACAAG GGATGTATATCAGTGAGCATGACACTGCACCAGACAAGCTTTTGTTTCATCTGTAGCCATTTGGCTTCAGGTGAGAAAGAAGGCGACGAGTTGCGGCGCAACTCAGATGTTTTAGAGATACTGAGGGCCACACAGTTTCCAAGAATTTGCAGAAGAGCTGGGCAAAGAATCCCTGAAAAAATTATTGACCATGA CCGGGTGATATGGTTGGGGGATCTGAACTACCGTATTTCCTTGAGCTATGAAGATACCAAGAAACTTCTGACGGAAAATAACTGGGATGCCCTTTTTCAAAAGGATCAA CTTAACACTGAGCGCGATTCTGGAAGGGTATTCAGGGGTTGGAGCGAAGAGAAGATATATTTTGCCCCCACATACAAGTACACTTTTAACTCAGATTCTTATTCTGGAGAAACTGCAACCTCAAAGAAAAAGAGGAGAACCCCAGCCTG GTGTGATAGAATACTATGGCACGGAGATGGGATTGCGCAGTCATCCTACTTCCGTGGGGAGTCTAAATTTTCTGACCATCGTCCTGTCTGTGGATCATTCACTGTGGAAGTGTATTTGCTGGACGGCAAATCAAAGAGGCGCACATCTAACACTAATATTAGAATTGGTGCTGAAGAGCTCTTACCGACGAGTAAGAATAAGGTTACCAAAG GTGCTGGGACCAAAACCACAAAATAA
- the LOC125521989 gene encoding probable prolyl 4-hydroxylase 4: MARAPLPGPALSLLAVILLLVGRRGAAGGGGGGGGRGSSVYPAPVVYPHHSRQISWHPRAFLYPHFLTDDEANHLVSLARAELKRSAVADDTSGKSKLSEVRTSSGTFIGKGQDPIVAGIEDKIAAWTFLPKENGEDMQVLRYKRGEKYEPHHDFFTDSVNTIRGGHRVATVLLYLTDVAEGGETVFPLAKARKGSHHKDLSECAQKGLAVKPRKGDALLFFNLRPDAETDPSSLHGGCEVIKGEKWSATKWIRVASFDKVYHMPGNCTDNSNSCSQWAALGECTKNPAYMVGTAALPGHCRRSCNVC, from the exons ATGGCGCGGGCTCCCCTTCCTGGCCCCGCTCTGTCCCTCCTCGCCgtcatcctcctcctcgtcggCCGCCGCGGCGCtgccgggggcggcggcggcggcggaggaagggGCAGCTCCGTGTACCCGGCCCCCGTCGTCTACCCGCACCACTCCAGGCAGATCTCCTGGCATCCCAG GGCCTTCCTCTACCCGCACTTCCTCACCGACGACGAGGCCAACCACCTCGTCTCCCTC GCCAGGGCGGAGCTCAAGAGGTCGGCGGTCGCCGATGACACGTCCGGCAAGAGCAAGCTCAGCGAGGTCCGCACCAGCTCCGGCACCTTCATCGGCAAGGGCCAG GATCCAATTGTTGCTGGTATAGAGGATAAAATTGCCGCATGGACATTTCTTCCAAAAG AGAACGGCGAAGATATGCAAGTTCTAAGATATAAGCGTGGTGAGAAGTATGAACCGCACCATGATTTCTTCACCGACAGTGTTAACACTATCCGTGGTGGACATCGTGTAGCTACTGTACTCTTGTACTTGACAGACGTTGCAGAAGGAGGGGAAACGGTTTTCCCCTTAGCCAAG GCACGTAAAGGATCACACCATAAAGATTTGTCAGAATGTGCACAGAAAGGACTTGCAG TGAAACCACGAAAAGGGGACGCCCTTCTGTTCTTCAACCTTCGCCCCGACGCGGAGACAGACCCGTCGAGCCTCCATGGCGGATGCGAGGTCATCAAGGGGGAGAAATGGTCTGCCACGAAATGGATCCGCGTGGCCTCGTTCGACAAGGTCTATCACATGCCAGGCAACTGCACCGACAACAGCAACAGCTGCTCGCAGTGGGCGGCGCTGGGAGAGTGCACGAAGAACCCGGCGTACATGGTGGGAACCGCGGCGCTGCCCGGTCACTGTAGAAGGAGCTGCAACGTGTGTTAG